Proteins from a single region of Anthonomus grandis grandis chromosome 10, icAntGran1.3, whole genome shotgun sequence:
- the LOC126740947 gene encoding uncharacterized protein LOC126740947 isoform X2, whose translation MCWENCELLQSNFQVWGEMCDEKEICFPGCQQACKFHQEALYTTQQTQPVIHTKGEAVIQVFGAKAQWPDRPISVDPNVPVVYVVMRKSQAGPWRQIIQTLESSTRVPIDQGNAMLRVLVVDPQGLVTIYSPNEESIKKNKKKKKTVNTEIKVTTTKSTGFDEDTPWVLKEVSLIHQKVLVIGEIAWEPKTVRGVYLVTWEVDGGGLKGNLFTDSTCVTLSLWPDTIYHIQVELVSRVPGVDNLKSEMMDLDTGRAQKVSTESENILPEERPEELTSPLLSVLFSAVKGQKIDKSEQYYKDIAAALVECFGIVIVLLFVLLTLKKFWNIYVRRRINGNKVIEDLTAYPDSPPIVTVLTPPPQSHQRSPLHPTYESHNASSQLEIRFESSQSKSDFQV comes from the exons TTTCCTGGATGTCAACAAGCATGCAAGTTTCATCAAGAAGCATTATATACGACGCAACAAACCCAACCAGTAATCCATACCAAAGGGGAAGCAGTTATTCAAGTGTTTGGTGCAAAAGCTCAATGGCCTGACCGACCAATTTCTGTAGATCCGAATGTTCCAGTAGTCTACGTAGTTATGCGTAAAAGTCAAGCAGGTCCTTGGAGGCAAATAATACAAACTCTAGAATCATCTACCAGGGTCCCAATAGATCAAGGCAATGCTATGCTTAGAGTGTTGGTAGTAGATCCTCAAGGCTTGGTAACAATCTACAGCCCTAACGaagaatctataaaaaaaaataagaagaaaaagaagactGTTAATACGGAAATTAAAGTTACCACCACCAAAAGCACAGGCTTTGACGAAGATACTCCATGGGTACTAAAAGAGGTATCATTGATTCATCAAAAAGTTCTTGTCATAGGAGAAATTGCTTGGGAGCCCAAAACAGTAAGGGGAGTCTACCTTGTAACATGGGAAGTAGATGGAGGAGGCCTAAAAGGAAATCTTTTCACCGACTCTACATGTGTTACTCTATCCTTATGGCCTGATACAATTTACCATATTCAAGTTGAACTGGTATCAAGGGTACCAGGAGTAGATAACCTCAAGTCGGAGATGATGGACTTAGACACTGGTAGAGCACAAAAAGTGTCAACTGAATCAGAGAATATATTACCAGAAGAGCGACCTGAAGAGTTGACGTCTCCTTTACTTTCAGTACTGTTTAGTGCAGTTAAGGGGCAAAAAATCGATAAGTCTGAGCAATATTATAAAGATATTGCTGCAGCACTGGTAGAGTGTTTTGGAATAGTCATTGTGCTGTTGTTCGTTCTACTTACCTTAAagaaattttggaatatttatgTTAGAAGGCGGATAAATGGGAATAAGGTTATTGAGGATCTAACTGCTTATCCAG ATTCGCCACCAATAGTAACAGTTCTAACACCCCCACCACAATCACATCAAAGGTCACCGCTTCACCCCACCTATGAAAGTCACAACGCTTCCAGCCAATTAGAAATCCGATTCGAATCGTCACAAAGCAAAAGCGATTTCCAAGTTTGA